In one window of Mercurialis annua linkage group LG4, ddMerAnnu1.2, whole genome shotgun sequence DNA:
- the LOC126679009 gene encoding uncharacterized protein LOC126679009 has translation MSNLTKLEFTALDVSGKNYLSWILDAKIHLQASGHEDTIKEGNNASTQDRAKAMIFLRHHLDEGLKNEYLSEDNPLVLWNSLKERFDHQKTVILPKARYDWMHLRLQDFKSVSEYNSAIFRISSKLKLCGETITDEDLLEKTFSTFHASNVVLQQQYREKGFKKYSELISCLLVAEQNNELLMKNHAARPTGSAPFPEVNVSAYRSPRGRGRGRGRGRGHGYGRGGNNYNHVGYNNSFKHKNHHQKWDKKEEKQENRNSGQYKHQVKNVDSKCYRCGMTGHWSRTCRTPKHLVELYQASLKENGKNIETNFVADDDFDHSLMHNDSIDMTHLDVSDFLENNNNEN, from the coding sequence AtgtcaaaccttacaaaacttGAATTTACGGCACTTGATGTATCTGGAAAAAATTATCTGTCATGGATACTAGATGCTAAAATACATCTGCAAGCCTCTGGTCATGAGGACACTATTAAAGAGGGAAATAATGCCTCTACTCAAGATCGTGCAAAAGCAATGATCTTCCTTCGCCATCATCTTGATGAaggattaaaaaatgaatatctcAGTGAAGATAATCCACTTGTTCTCTGGAATAGTTTAAAAGAACGCTTCGACCATCAGAAGACTGTAATTCTTCCAAAAGCTCGTTATGACTGGATGCATTTAAGATTGCAGGATTTTAAAAGTGTTAGTGAATACAATTCTGCAATATTCCGAATTAGCTCAAAGCTAAAATTGTGTGGAGAAACAATTACTGATGaagatttattagaaaaaacatTCTCCACTTTTCATGCATCTAATGTGGTACTCCAGCAGCAGTATCGTGAGAAAGGGTTTAAGAAATATTCAGAGCTGATTTCTTGCCTTCTAGTGGCTGAGCAGAATAACGAGCTGTTAATGAAAAATCATGCGGCACGACCCACTGGTTCTGCTCCATTTCCTGAAGTAAATGTGAGCGCATATAGATCTCCTCGTGGTCGTGGTCGTGGCCGTGGTCGTGGTCGTGGTCATGGTTATGGTCGAGGTGGAAATAATTACAACCATGTCGGTTATAATAACTCCTTTAAGCATAAGAATCACCACCAGAAGTGGGATAAGAAGGAGGAGAAACAAGAAAACAGAAACAGTGGACAATATAAACATCAAGTGAAAAATGTCGATAGTAAATGTTATCGATGTGGCATGACTGGGCATTGGTCGCGTACCTGTCGTACGCCCAAACATCTTGTTGAGCTTTACCAAGCTTCCCTCAAGGAAAATGGAAAGAATATAGAAACAAATTTTGTTGCTGATGATGATTTTGACCACAGTCTAATGCATAATGACTCTATAGACATGACACATTTAGATGTTTCTGATTTTCTTGAGAACAATAATAATGAAAACTAA